From Candidatus Dormiibacterota bacterium, one genomic window encodes:
- a CDS encoding VOC family protein yields MATFSIAMLVCSDLTRSCDFYRDVLGLRVLTDKRPHWIEFELAKGSSLGLHPKSELLAVRPGSLQLGFTVKNVDRFVADCAVLGVPIFQDPYDESFGRVAVISDPDGYPIQVGSPKRG; encoded by the coding sequence ATGGCAACTTTCTCGATTGCAATGTTGGTCTGTTCGGACCTCACCCGTTCCTGCGATTTCTATCGCGACGTGTTGGGTTTACGCGTGCTAACCGACAAACGCCCGCATTGGATCGAATTCGAACTCGCCAAGGGCTCCTCGCTCGGCCTGCACCCGAAATCGGAGTTGTTGGCGGTCCGCCCGGGGTCGTTGCAGCTGGGCTTTACGGTTAAAAACGTCGATCGATTCGTGGCCGATTGTGCGGTACTCGGCGTCCCGATCTTCCAGGACCCCTACGACGAGTCGTTCGGCCGCGTCGCGGTGATTTCGGATCCGGATGGCTATCCGATTCAGGTCGGCTCGCCGAAGCGCGGATAG